Proteins co-encoded in one Apodemus sylvaticus chromosome 6, mApoSyl1.1, whole genome shotgun sequence genomic window:
- the Dio3 gene encoding thyroxine 5-deiodinase encodes MPRQAASRLVVGEGEGPPGASGPAATMLRSLLLHSLRLCAQTASCLVLFPRFLGTAFMLWLLDFLCIRKHFLRRRHPDHPEPEVELNSEGEEMPPDDPPICVSDDNRLCTLASLKAVWHGQKLDFFKQAHEGGPAPNSEVVRPDGFQSQHILDYAQGTRPLVLNFGSCTUPPFMARMSAFQRLVTKYQRDVDFLIIYIEEAHPSDGWVTTDSPYVIPQHRSLEDRVSAARVLQQGAPGCALVLDTMANSSSSAYGAYFERLYVIQSGTIMYQGGRGPDGYQVSELRTWLERYDEQLHGTRPPRRF; translated from the coding sequence ATGCCTCGCCAGGCCGCCTCGAGGTTGGTGGTCGGAGAAGGTGAAGGGCCCCCGGGGGCTTCGGGGCCCGCGGCCACCATGCTCCGCTCTCTGCTGCTTCACTCTCTGAGGCTCTGCGCCCAGACCGCCTCGTGCCTCGTGCTGTTCCCGCGCTTCTTAGGCACGGCCTTCATGCTCTGGCTTTTAGATTTCTTGTGCATCCGCAAGCATTTCCTGCGCCGTCGCCATCCTGACCACCCCGAGCCCGAAGTAGAGCTCAATAGTGAAGGCGAGGAGATGCCCCCTGACGACCCTCCCATCTGCGTATCGGACGACAACCGTCTGTGCACCCTGGCCTCTCTCAAGGCCGTGTGGCATGGCCAGAAGTTGGATTTCTTCAAACAGGCCCATGAGGGTGGCCCAGCGCCTAACTCGGAGGTCGTCCGGCCCGATGGCTTCCAGAGCCAGCACATCCTCGACTACGCACAAGGGACCCGCCCGTTGGTGCTCAATTTTGGCAGCTGTACCTGACCACCGTTCATGGCGCGGATGAGCGCCTTCCAGCGCCTGGTCACCAAGTACCAGCGCGACGTTGACTTCCTTATCATCTACATCGAGGAAGCCCACCCATCCGACGGCTGGGTCACCACAGATTCACCTTACGTTATCCCCCAGCACCGTAGCCTGGAGGACCGCGTCAGCGCAGCAAGAGTACTTCAACAGGGCGCACCTGGCTGTGCTCTGGTCCTGGACACTATGGCCAACTCCAGCAGTTCCGCATATGGTGCCTATTTTGAGCGCCTCTACGTCATCCAGAGCGGCACCATCATGTACCAGGGAGGCCGTGGCCCCGACGGTTACCAGGTGTCTGAGTTGCGCACTTGGTTGGAGCGCTATGATGAACAGTTGCATGGTACTAGGCCACCACGTCGATTCTAA